Proteins encoded within one genomic window of Buteo buteo chromosome 30, bButBut1.hap1.1, whole genome shotgun sequence:
- the LOC142025769 gene encoding filamin-A-like isoform X2, with amino-acid sequence MCPSVGLGVPSDCPGPLCGVCPDGGLGVPLHAWVPLSPPSVPPTTRGVLPPAPSPPPSPAAPVLGVAFGVPLGNRIPPSAQCVPQGGFWGSLAAGAPPDPLPTACNPSACRAVGRGLQPKGLRVKETADFKVYTKGAGSGELKVTVKGPKGTEAVKQKDLGDGVFGFEYFPTAPGTYTVTVTWGGQHIPRSPFEVKVSPESGSQKVRAWGPGLEGGVVGKSADFVVEAIGDDVGTLGFSVEGPSQAKIECDDRGDGSCDVRYWPQEPGAYAVHVLCDNEDIRRSPFMADIRPAPRDSFPEKVKAHGPGLEKTGVAVNKPAEFTVDAKNGGKGPLKVQMQDAEGNPVDVSVKDNGNGTYSCSYVPKKPLKHTAMVSWGGVNIPQSPFRVGVGAGSHPHKVKVYGPGVAKTGLKAHEPTYFTVDCTEAGQGDVSIGIKCAPGVVGPAEADIDFDIIRNDNDTFTVRYTPRGPGAYTIMVLFANQATPTSPIRIKVDPSHDASKVKAEGPGLSRSGVELGKPTHFTVNAKAGGRAPLDVQVTGPGKGEAVRDLEVIDNHDGTHTVKYTPLQQGNLGVSVTYGGDHIPKSPFTVGVAPSLDLGKIKISGLDDKLEVGKDQEFTVKSKGAGGQGKVGAKITGPSRKAVPCTVEPGLSPENSLVRFIPREEGPYQVEVTYDGVPVPGSPFPVEAVPPTDPSKVRAFGPGLQGGLAGVPAPFTIDTKGAGTGGLGLTVEGPCEAKIECLDNGDGTCSVSYLPTEPGDYNINILFAGAHVPGSPFRAPVRAPFDASKVTCSGPGLEGATAGQPGHFRVDCSRAGTAELTIGIASEAGARAEVRVEDNGDGTYTIAYTPLSPGVYTITVEYGGQPVPHFPSKVRVEPAVDTAGVKVYGPGVEGKGVFREAVTEFDVDARALTKAGGPHVKTRVSNPSGNVTETFVEDRGDGTYHVEYTPYEEGMHTVEVNYAGSPVPHSPFRVPVTEGCDPARVRVHGPGIQSGTTNQPNKFTVETRGAGTGGLGLAVEGPSEAKMSCTDNKDGSCSVEYIPYEPGTYSLNVTYGGHQVPGSPFKVPVTDVVDSSKVKCAGPGLTPGVVRANVPQTFTVDTSKAGVAPLDVKVQGPKGVVEPVDVADNGDGTQRVSYVPSREGPYSISVRYGDEEVPRSPFKVKALPTHDASKVKASGPGLNTTGVPASLPVEFTIDAKDAGEGLLAVQITDPEGKPKKATIRDNQDGTYTVSYVPDMTGRYTILIKYGGDEIPYSPYRIRAVPAGDASKCTVTVSIGGHGLGAGIGPTIQIGEETVITVDAKAAGKGKVTCTVCTPDGSEVDVDVVENADGTFDIFYTAPQPGKYVICVRFGGEHIPNSPFQVMATDRPLLGVNGLDMAGLRPFDLVIPFTIKKGEITGEVRMPSGKVAKPDITDNKDGTVTVRFAPTEAGLHEMDIRYENMHIPGSPLQFYVDYVNSGHVTAYGPGLIHGTVNKPATFTVNTKDAGEGGLSLAVEGPSKAEISCTDNQDGTCSVSYLPVLPGDYSIVVKYNDKHIPGSPFTARITGDDSLRLSHLKVGASADIPLDIGETDLSQLTATVTAPSGRKEPCQLKRLRNGHIGISFVPQEVGEHLVHISRGGQPLARSPISVTISQAELGDASRVRVAGPGLREGRTFEPAHFTIDTRDAGYGGLSLSIEGPSKVDITTEELEDGTCRVSYCPTEPGNYIISVKFGDQHVPGSPFSVKVTGEGRVKESITRRRRAPPEASVGTACDLSLKMPGERPWGGSPRVSGGCWGSLGGGKHDPKYLRGDPRDRGSPKDPRGTEWGHIEEPQDLPWHGRVPRAVVGAGGSPVIPPPMTSTPLPAELSAHEVTAVVTGPSGQAVAAQVLEGDGGAYSIRFVPAETGVHSVSVKDRGQHVPGSPFQFTVGPMGEGGAHKVRAGGPGLERAEAGVPAEFSIWTREAGAGGLSIAVEGPSKAEIAFEDRKDGSCGVSYVVQEPGDYEVSVKFNEEHIPESPFVVTAAAPCDAARRLTVSSLQVRHREKPPPSHPPRLGSGRHAQGGQLESQGSTWAAVLGCLKTA; translated from the exons atGTGCCCCAGcgtgggtttgggggtcccctcCGACTGCCCAGGTCCTCTCTGCGGCGTGTGCCCCgatgggggtttgggggtccccctACACGCCTGggtccctctctccccccccagcgTGCCCCCCACAACACGTGGGGTGCTCccccctgctccttctccccctccttcccctgcagcccctgtcCTTGGGGTGGCTTTTGGGGTCCCCCTGGGAAACAGAATCCCCCCCTCCGCCCAGTGCGTGCCCCAgggagggttttgggggtccctggctGCCGGGGCCCCCCCTGACCCTCTCCCCACAGCCTGCAACCCCTCGGCGTGCCGCGCCGTGGGGCGGGGGCTGCAGCCCAAGGGGCTGCGGGTGAAGGAGACGGCGGACTTCAAGGTCTACACGAAGGGGGCTGGCAGCGGCGAGCTCAAAGTCACCGTCAAGGGCCCCA AGGGCACGGAGGCGGTGAAGCAGAAGGACCTGGGGGATGGAGTCTTCGGCTTCGAGTACTTTCCCACCGCGCCGGGGACCTACACGGTGACGGTGACCTGGGGGGGGCAGCACATCCCCCGCAG ccccttcgaGGTGAAGGTGTCCCCCGAGAGCGGCAGCCAGAAGGTGCGGGCCTGGGGGCCCGGCCTGGAAGGGGGTGTCGTGGGCAAATCGGCCGACTTTGTGGTGGAGGCCATCGGGGACGACGTCGGCACCCTCG gtttcTCGGTGGAGGGCCCCTCGCAGGCCAAGATCGAGTGCGACGACCGGGGAGATGGCTCCTGCGACGTGCGGTACTGGCCGCAGGAGCCGGGCGCCTACGCCGTCCACGTCCTCTGCGACAACGAGGACATCCGCCGCAGCCCCTTCATGGCCGACATCCGCCCCGCGCCCCGAGATTCCTTCCCCGAGAAG GTCAAAGCCCACGGGCCAGGGCTGGAGAAGACGGGGGTGGCCGTCAACAAGCCCGCCGAGTTCACGGTGGATGCCAAAAACGGGGGGAAGGGACCCCTCAAAGTGCAGAtgcag gatGCAGAGGGCAACCCCGTGGACGTCTCCGTCAAGGACAACGGCAACGGCACCTACAGCTGCTCCTACGTCCCCAAGAAGCCCCTCAAGCACACCGCCATGGTGTCCTGGGGCGGCGTCAACATCCCCCAGAGCCCCTTCCGG GTGGGCGTGGGGGCCGGCAGCCACCCCCACAAGGTGAAGGTCTACGGCCCCGGCGTGGCCAAGACGGGGCTCAAGGCCCACGAGCCCACCTACTTCACCGTGGACTGCACCGAGGCCGGGCAGG gGGACGTGAGCATCGGGATCAAGTGCGCCCCGGGGGTGGTGGGCCCGGCCGAGGCCGACATCGACTTCGACATCATCCGCAACGACAACGACACCTTCACCGTGCGCTACAccccccgcggccccggcgCCTACACCATCATGGTGCTCTTCGCCAACCAG GCcacccccaccagccccatccGGATCAAGGTCGACCCCTCGCACGACGCCAGCAAAGTGAAGGCGGAGGGACCCGGCCTCAGCCGCTCTG GTGTGGAGCTGGGGAAGCCCACCCACTTCACGGTGAACGCCAAGGCAGGGGGCCGGGCCCCCCTCGACGTGCAGGTGACGGGGCCCGGGAAGGGCGAAGCTGTGCGGGACCTGGAGGTGATCGACAACCACGACGGCACCCACACCGTCAAGTACACCCCCCTGCAGCAG gGTAATTTGGGGGTGTCGGTGACCTACGGGGGTGACCACATCCCCAAGAGCCCCTTCACCGTCGGGGTGGCCCCCAGCCTCGACCTCGGCAAGATCAAGATCTCCGGCCTGGATGACA agctggaggtggggaaggaCCAGGAGTTCACGGTGAAGTCCAAGGGCGCCGGGGGCCAGGGCAAAGTGGGGGCGAAGATCACGGGCCCCTCGCGCAAGGCCGTGCCCTGCACGGTGGAGCCGGGGCTGAGCCCCGAGAACAGCCTGGTGCGCTTCATCCCCCGCGAGGAGGGGCCCTACCAGGTGGAGGTCACCTACGACGgcgtccccgtccccggcaGCCCCTTCCCCGTCGAGGCCGTGCCCCCCACCGACCCCTCCAAG GTGCGCGCCTTCGGGCCGGGGCTGCAGGGCGGGCTGGCCGGGGTGCCGGCCCCCTTCACCATCGACACCAAGGGGGCCGGCACGGGGGGCCTGGGGCTGACGGTGGAGGGCCCCTGCGAGGCCAAGATCGAGTGCCTGGACAACGGCGACGGCACCTGCTCCGTCTCTTACTTGCCCACCGAGCCCGGCGACTACAACATCAACATCCTCTTCGCCGGCGCCCATGTGCCCGGCTCGCCCTTCCGCGCCCCCGTCCGCGCCCCCTTCGACGCCTCCAAAGTGACGTGctcggggccggggctggagggggccaCGGCCGGCCAGCCCGGCCACTTCCGCGTGGACTGCAGCCGGGCCGGCACGGCCGAGCTGACCATCGGCATCGCCTCGGAGGCGGGCGCCCGCGCCGAGGTGCGGGTGGAGGATAACGGCGATGGCACCTACACCATCGCCTACACCCCGCTCAGCCCCGGGGTCTACACCATCACCGTGGAGTACGGCGGGCAGCCCGTGCCGCACTTCCCCAGCAAGGTCCGGGTGGAGCCCGCCGTCGACACCGCCGGCGTCAAGGTCTACGGGCCCGGCGTGGAGGGCAAGG GCGTGTTCAGGGAGGCGGTGACGGAGTTTGACGTGGACGCCCGGGCGCTGACCAAAGCCGGGGGCCCCCACGTGAAGACGCGGGTGTCCAACCCCTCGGGGAACGTCACCGAGACCTTCGTGGAGGACCGGGGTGACGGCACATACCACGTGGAGTACACGCCCTACGAGGAGG gcatGCACACAGTGGAGGTGAACTACGCCGGCAGCCCGGTGCCGCACAGTCCCTTCCGCGTGCCCGTCACCGAGGGCTGCGACCCGGCGCGCGTTCGCGTCCACGGCCCTGGCATCCAGAGCGGCACCACCAACCAGCCCAACAAGTTCACTGTGGAGACCCG gggtgcCGGCACGGGGGGCCTGGGCCTGGCGGTGGAGGGTCCCTCGGAGGCCAAGATGTCCTGCACCGACAACAAGGACGGGAGCTGCTCGGTGGAGTACATCCCCTACGAGCCGGGCACCTACAGCCTCAACGTCACCTACGGCGGCCACCAAGTCCCCG GGAGCCCCTTCAAGGTGCCGGTGACGGATGTGGTGGACTCATCCAAGGTGAagtgcgcggggccggggctgacGCCGGGCGTCGTGCGAGCCAACGTGCCCCAGACCTTCACCGTCGACACCAGCAAGGCCGGCGTCGCCCCCCTGGACGTTAAGGTTCAGGGCCCTAAAG GCGTAGTGGAGCCCGTGGACGTGGCGGACAACGGGGACGGGACGCAGCGCGTCAGCTACGTCCCCTCCCGCGAGGGGCCCTACAGCATCTCGGTGCGCTACGGCGACGAGGAGGTGCCCCGCAG CCCCTTCAAGGTGAAGGCGCTGCCCACGCACGACGCCAGCAAGGTGAAGGCGAGCGGCCCTGGGCTGAACACGACGGGGGTCCCGGCCAGCCTGCCCGTGGAGTTCACCATCGACGCCAAGGACGCCGGCGAGGGGCTGCTGGCCGTCCAGATCACG gACCCCGAGGGCAAGCCCAAGAAGGCGACGATCCGGGACAACCAGGACGGCACCTACACGGTCTCTTACGTCCCCGACATGACGGGGCGCTACACCATCCTCATCAAGTACGGGGGGGACGAGATCCCCTACTCGCCCTACCGCATCCGCGCCGTGCCCGCCGGCGACGCCAGCAAGTGCACCGTCACCG TCTCCATCGGAGGTCACGGCTTAG GGGCGGGCATCGGCCCCACCATCCAGATCGGGGAGGAGACGGTGATCACGGTGGACGCCAAGGCGGCGGGCAAGGGCAAGGTGACGTGCACCGTCTGCACGCCCGACGGCTCCGAGGTGGACGTGGACGTGGTGGAGAACGCCGACGGCACCTTCGACATCTTCTACACCGCCCCCCAGCCCGGCAAGTACGTCATCTGCGTGCGCTTCGGGGGCGAGCACATCCCCAACAGCCCCTTCCAGGTCATG GCGACCGACCGCCCGCTGCTGGGGGTGAACGGGCTGGATATGGCCGGGCTGCGCCCCTTCGACCTCGTCATCCCCTTCACCATCAAGAAGGGCGAGATCACCG GGGAGGTGCGGATGCCCTCGGGGAAGGTGGCCAAGCCCGACATCACGGACAACAAGGACGGGACGGTGACGGTGCGGTTCGCCCCCACCGAGGCCGGCCTGCACGAGATGGACATCCGCTACGAGAACATGCACATTCCAG gcagccccctgcAGTTCTACGTGGACTACGTCAACAGCGGCCACGTCACCGCCTACGGCCCCGGCCTCATCCATGGCACCGTCAACAAACCGGCCACCTTCACCGTCAACACCAAGGACGCCGGCGAGG gaggTCTGTCGCTGGCTGTGGAGGGTCCCTCCAAGGCGGAGATCAGCTGCACCGACAACCAGGACGGGACGTGCAGCGTCTCCTACCTGCCGGTGCTGCCCGGGGACTACAGCATTGTGGTGAAGTACAACGACAAGCACATCCCGGGGAGCCCCTTCACCGCCCGCATCACCG GTGATGACAGCCTGCGCCTGTCCCACCTGAAGGTGGGCGCCTCGGCCGACATCCCCCTGGATATCGGGGAGACGGACCTGAGCCAGCTGACGGCCACCGTCACCGCCCCCTCGGGCCGCAAGGAGCCCTGCCAGCTCAAGCGCCTCCGCAACGGCCACATCG GTATCTCCTTCGTGCCGCAGGAGGTGGGGGAGCACCTGGTGCACATCTCgcggggggggcagcccctggcccgCAGCCCCATCTCCGTCACCATCAGCCAGGCCGAACTGGGGGACGCCAGCCGGGTGCGCGTGGCGGGGCCCGGCCTGCGCGAGGGACGCACCTTCGAGCCGGCGCACTTCACCATCGACACCCGCGACGCCG gctACGGGGGGCTGAGCCTCTCCATCGAGGGGCCCAGCAAGGTGGACATCACcacggaggagctggaggaCGGGACCTGCCGCGTCTCCTACTGCCCCACCGAACCCGGCAACTACATCATCTCCGTCAAATTCGGCGACCAGCACGTCCCCG gAAGCCCCTTCTCGGTGAAGGTGACAGGCGAGGGGCGGGTGAAGGAGAGCATCACGCGCCGGCGCCGCGCCCCCCCCGAGGCCAGCGTTGGCACCGCCTGCGACCTCAGCCTCAAGATGCCGGGTGAGcgtccctggggggggtccccgaggGTCTCgggaggctgctggggcagtttgggggggggaaaacaCGACCCCAAGTACCTGCGGGGGGACCCCAGAGATAGAGGGTCCCCCAAGGACCCACGGGGGACGGAGTGGGGACACATAGAGGAACCCCAGGACCTCCCCTGGCACGGGAGGGTCCCTAGGGCGGtggtgggggccggggggagccccgtgatccccccccccatgaCCTCCACCCCGTTGCCGGCAGAGCTGAGCGCCCACGAGGTGACGGCGGTGGTGACGGGCCCCTCGGGGCAGGCGGTGGCGGCGCAGGTGCTGGAGGGCGACGGCGGCGCCTACAGCATCCGCTTTGTGCCCGCCGAAACCGGCGTCCACTCGGTCAGCGTCAAGGACCGGGGCCAGCACGTCCCCGGCAGCCCCTTCCAGTTCACCGTGGGGCCCATGGGCGAGGGCGGCGCACACAAGGTCCGCGCCGGGGGGCCCGGCCTCGAGCGGGCCGAGGCTGGCGTGCCAG ccgaATTCAGCATCTGGACGCGGGAGGCGGGCGCCGGGGGCCTCTCCATCGCCGTCGAGGGGCCCAGCAAAGCCGAGATCGCCTTCGAGGACCGCAAGGACGGATCCTGCGGCGTCTCCTACGTCGTCCAGGAGCCCG GTGACTACGAGGTGTCGGTGAAGTTCAACGAGGAGCACATCCCCGAGAGCCCCTTCGTGGTGACGGCCGCTGCCCCCTGCGACGCCGCCCGCCGCCTGACTGTTTCTAGCCTTCAGGTGAGGCACCGGGAGAAACCCCCCCCCTCGCACCCCCCCCGGCTGGGCTCGGGACGCCATGCGCAGGGCGGGCAGCTGGAGAGTCAGGGCAGC ACTTGGGCAGCGGTTTTGGGGTGTCTGAAGACAGCGTAG
- the LOC142025797 gene encoding filamin-A-like — protein sequence MSAAGRTRAQEASSRGEADGEMPATEKDLAEDAPWKRIQQNTFTRWCNEHLKCVQKRVGNLQTDLGDGLRLIALLEVLSQKKMGRKYNARPTFRQMQLENVSVALEFLERENIKLVSIDSKAIVDGNLKLILGLIWTLILHYSISMPMWDEEDEEEAKRQTPKQRLLGWIQNRLPQLPITNFSKDWQSGRALGALVDSCAPGLCPDWDSWDPSKPVDNAREAMQQADEWLGIPQVITPEEIVDPNVDEHSVMTYLSQFPKAKLKPGAPLRPKLNPKKARAYGPGIEPTGNMVKQRAEFTVETISAGQGDVLVYVEDPAGHREEVGTGAMGSGGVRGVSPGGELRVTGMSHCGAGGGRRRPGFGAGPGIEPLGNVANKNTYFEIFTAGAGPGEVEVSITDPSGRRGTVEPTLEARGTAPTAAPTAPRPRGPTPSTWPSGEPPSQEPLQRHRGAG from the exons ATGAGCGCGGCCGGCCGTACCCGGGCGCAGGAGGCGTCGTCCCGCGGCGAGGCGGACGGGGAGATGCCGGCCACCGAGAAGGACCTGGCGGAGGACGCGCCCTGGAAGCGCATCCAGCAGAACACCTTCACCCGCTGGTGCAACGAGCACCTCAAGTGCGTGCAGAAGCGGGTGGGCAACCTGCAGACCGACCTGGGCGACGGGCTGCGCCTGATCGCGCTGCTGGAGGTGCTCAGCCAGAAGAAGATGGGCCGCAAGTACAACGCCCGCCCCACCTTCCGCCAGATGCAGCTGGAGAACGTCTCGGTGGCCCTCGAGTTCCTCGAGAGGGAGAACATCAAGCTGGTCTCCATCG acagcaaggcCATTGTGGATGGGAACCTGAAGCTGATCCTGGGGCTGATCTGGACGCTGATCCTGCACTACTCCATCTCCATGCCCATGTGGGAcgaggaggatgaggaagaggcGAAGCGGCAGACGCCCAAGCAGCGCCTGCTGGGCTGGATCCAGAACcgcctgccccagctccccatCACCAACTTCAGCAAGGACTGGCAGAGCGGCCGGGCCCTCGGTGCCCTCGTCGACAGCTGCGCGCCCG GGCTGTGCCCCGACTGGGACTCGTGGGACCCCAGCAAGCCCGTGGACAACGCCCGGGAGGCCATGCAGCAAGCCGACGAGTGGCTGGGCATCCCCCAG GTGATCACCCCAGAGGAGATTGTGGACCCCAACGTGGACGAGCACTCGGTCATGACCTACCTGTCGCAGTTCCCCAAGGCCAAGCTCAAGCCGGGGGCCCCCCTGCGCCCCAAACTCAACCCCAAGAAGGCCCGAGCCTACGGCCCTG GCATCGAGCCCACGGGGAACATGGTGAAGCAACGGGCCGAGTTCACGGTGGAGACGATCAGCGCGGGGCAGGGGGACGTGCTGGTGTACGTGGAGGACCCCGCTGGGCACCGCGAGGAGGTGGGCACGGGGGCtatggggtctgggggggtccgTGGGGTGAGCCCAGGGGGGGAGCTGCGGGTGACAGGGATGTCTCACT gtggggcgggcggcgggcgaCGCCGGCCGGGTTTCGGCGCAGGGCCCGGCATCGAGCCCCTGGGCAACGTGGCCAACAAGAACACCTACTTCGAGATCTTCACCGCCG gcgcggggccgggcgagGTGGAGGTCTCCATCACGGACCCCAGCGGGCGCCGGGGGACGGTGGAGCCGACGCTGGAGGCCCGCGGGACGGCACCTACCGCTGCACCTACCGCCCCACGGCCGAGGGGCCCCACGCCGTCCACGTGGCCTTCGGGGGAGCCCCCATCCCAAGAGCCCCTTCAACGTCACCGTGGGGCAGGGTGA
- the HAUS7 gene encoding HAUS augmin-like complex subunit 7: protein MAEEAAAATLERLEVLLCPIVAPVVPLEPAEALRLLCTPSAQRLALLEWVCSRVHPHLAARLDALRYGPKDARLRELAKLGAQLMLCRPDDMALVEGTAPPEQQLEFIRDLLDAAPPPENEGNGSPESRYNTLHHTTRFLHEVLETPEGMAALNPPSPPPLFISDGYDSPPPPRRPRPSGPELDAALGAARRHLELLEAQNPELGGSSGPAPPVLPTLRVAGRDLAALAVAFGAVELQDPWGGLGSGAPPTLAPCGPLAPPVCQGLQQLVQSLEAVAQLGDTAAEAMRLAGGGRHRAMEARVAALQQRFQDVPKAGGLPKD, encoded by the exons AtggcggaggaggcggcggcggcaacGCTGGAGCGGCTCGAg GTGCTGTTGTGCCCCATTGTCGCGCCGGTGGTCCCGCTGGAGCCGGCCGAGGCCCTGCGGCTGCTCTGCACCCCCTCGGCCCAGCGCCTGGCCCTGCTGGAGTGGGTCTGCTCCCG GGTGCACCCCCACCTCGCCGCCCGCCTGGACGCCCTCCGCTATGGCCCAAAGGACGCCCGGCTTCGAG aaCTGGCCAAACTGGGAGCGCAGCTGATGCTGTGCCGGCCTGACGACATGGCGCTGGTGGAG GGCACGGCCCCCCCCGAGCAGCAGCTGGAATTCATCAGGGACCTGCTGGACGCAGCCCCCCCGCCGGAAAACGAAGGCAACGGCTCCCCCGAGAGCAG gtACAACACCCTGCACCACACCACCCGCTTCCTGCACGAGGTGCTGGAGACCCCCGAAGGGATGGCGGCCCtgaaccccccctcccctcctccgcTGTTTATCTCCGACGGCTAtgacagcccccccccgcccag gaGACCCCGTCCCTCAGGACCGGAGCTGGATGCGGCGctgggggcggcgcggcggcacctggagctgctggaggcgCAG AACCCGGAGCTGGGGGGGTCGtcgggcccggccccccccgtcCTGCCCACCCTGAGGGTGGCGGGGCGCGACCTCGCCGCCCTGGCGGTGGCTTTTGGGGCGGTGGAGCTGCAGGACCCCTGGGGGGGCCTGGGCTCGggggctccccccaccctcgCCCCCTGCGGCCCCCTGGCCCCCCCCGTCTGTCAGGGCCTGCAGCAGCTCGtgcag aGCCTGGAGGCCGTGGCTCAGCTGGGTGACACGGCGGCGGAGGCGATgcggctggcgggggggggccggcacCGGGCAATgg AGGCGCGGGTGGCCGCCCTGCAGCAGCGCTTCCAGGACGTCCCCAAAGCTGGGGGGCTCCCCAAGgactga
- the CCNQ gene encoding cyclin-Q, whose translation MALEPAEARGARPGVAEARARFRVARFIMEAGVKLGLGSVALATACAAFHRFSRAVGPAAPHDPHLVAAAALFLAGKAQGTPLRARDVLNVAHRCLHPGQPPPGLDGGFWGLRDSLLQCELLLLRVLRFRVPVAHPHKYLLQYLLALGRWGRRGGGGWGHPRVPGVSWALVRDGAAGGLGLRYPPQHLAAAALHLALALCGRPAPPGTPPRWWQVLSPGLGPEELEEIVRELLGLYGLDTQVGGDDDPPPRPPRAPPGLQPLLP comes from the exons ATGGCGCTGGAACCGGCGGAGGCGcggggggcccggccgggggTGGCCGAGGCCCGCGCCCGCTTCCGCGTCGCCCGTTTCATCATGGAAGCCG GCGTCAAGCTGGGCCTGGGCTCGGTAGCGCTGGCCACGGCGTGCGCCGCCTTCCACCGCTTCTCGCGGGCCGtgggcccggccgccccccacGACCCCCACCTGGTAGCGGCCGCCGCGCTCTTCCTGGCGGGCAAGGCGCAGGGCACGCCCCTGCGCGCGCGCGACGTCCTCAACGTGGCGCACAG gtgcctgcaccccgggcagccccccccggggctggacGGGGGGTTCTGGGGGCTGCGGGACAGCCTGCTGCAGTGCGAGCTCCTGCTGCTGCGCGTCCTCCGCTTCCGCGTCCCCGTCGCCCACCCCCACAAG taCCTGCTGCAGTACCTGCTGGCCCTGGGGCGCTGGGGGCGGcgaggggggggcggctgggggcACCCCCGGGTGCCGGGGGTCTCCTGGGCGCTGGTGCGGgacggggcggcgggggggctggggctgcgttaccccccccagcacctggcGGCCGCCGCTCTCCACCTGGCCCTGGCCCTCTGCGGCCGACCggcccccccggggacccccccgcgATGGTGGCAG gtgctgAGCCCGGGGCTGGGCccggaggagctggaggagatcgtgcgggagctgctggggctctACGGCCTCGACACCCAGGTGGGGGGCGACGACgacccccccccgcgccccccccgcgccccccccggccTGCAGCCGCTCCTTCCGTAA